From the genome of Actinomycetota bacterium:
GGGCGGGCTACCTGCTGGGCGCCATGGGTGCGCTGCTGTTCCTCTGCTCGGTCCTGGCCCACGAGCTGAGCCACGCCGTGGTCGCCCAGCGCAAGGGCATCCCGGTGCACAGCATCACGCTGTTCATCTTCGGCGGCGTGGCTCAGATCACCGAGGAGCCCCACACCCCGGGCGACGAGTTCCGCATCGCCATCGCCGGCCCGGCCCTCTCGGTGGTGCTGGGCGTGGTCTTCTGGACGCTGGGGGCCGGGGCTCGGGCGATCGGCGCACCGGCGGGCGACGCCCTGTTCCACATGATGGGCTACACCAACCTGGCGCTCGCCGCCTTCAACCTCCTGCCCGGCTTCCCGCTGGACGGCGGCCGGGTGTTCCGGGCCGCCATGTGGCACAGCACGGGCGACTTCGCCAAGGCCACCCGGATCGCCTCCACCTCCGGTCGCATCATCGGCTTTGGCCTCATCGGCCTGGGCGGCCTGATGGCCTTCGGGCGCGACTGGATCGACGGCATCTGGCTGGCGTGTATCGGCCTGTTCCTGGTGCAAGCGGCCACCGGTTCCCGGCGTCAGGCGGTCCTCCAGGCCACCCGGCCGGCCACGGTCGGCGACCTCATGACCCGCCAGCCGGACTGGGTGCGGGCGGACCAGCCGATCGACGACGCCTTCGGCGCCCGCCTGGCCGCCGCCCGGGACCGGGCGCTCCCGGTGGTGGGAGCAGCAAGCGGAGCGCCCGAGCCAGGCAGCGGAGCGCCCGAGCCAGGCTGGATCGTGGGGGTGGTCACCGCCGAGGTGCTCGCCACCATCCCGCGCGAGCACTGGGCGGCGCTCACCGCCGGCCAGGTGATGATCCCGATGCAGTGGGCGATGGTCGCCCAGGCCGGCGAACCGCTCGAGTCGGTGTTCGCCCGCCTCGGGATGAATCCCGCCGGCCGCTTCGTGGTGCTGGAGGCCGGGAGGCTGGTGGGGATGCTGACCCCCGCGGCCCTGGCCCGGCCGGCGCCGTACCCGGCCTCCCCGGCCCCGCAGCGGGGCTGACGCTGGCCGCCCCGCTCGAGGCCGGCGAACGCGTCCTCCTGATCGACCAGCGTGCCCGCCGGTACCTGATCACCCTGCAGGCTGGCCAGGCCTTCCACTTCCACCGCGGGATCGTCGCCCACGACCAGCTCATCGGCCAGCCCGAGGGCACTATGGTGGCGGCCACCACCGGGGCCACACTGTTGGCCCTGCGCCCGACCTTCGGCGAGTTCGTGCTCAAGATGAAGCGAGGGGCGCAGGTGGTCTACCCGAAGGACATCGCCATGATCGTCCTCCACGCCGACGTCTTTCCCGGCGCCCGGGTGCTGGAGGCGGGGGCGGGCTCGGGGGCGCTCACGCTGGGCCTGCTGCGGGCGGTCGGCCCTCAGGGCAGCGTCCTGACCTACGAGCTGCGCGAGGACTTCGCCGAGGTGGCCCGGGCCAATGTCGAGGCCTTCACCGGCAAGGCGGAGAACCTCGAGATCCGCCTGGGCGACGTGTACTGCGACGTGGTCGAGACCGACCTCGACCGGGTGGTGCTGGACGTCCCCGAGCCGTGGCGGGCGCTCGGGACGGCGGCGGCCGCGCTCCGGCCGGGCGGCATCTTCGCCGCCTACCTGCCCACGGTGTTGCAGGTCCACACGCTGGTCGAGGCGCTGCACGCCGATCCCGGCTGGGGCCTGGTGGCCTGCTTCGAGGCGCTGGTGCGCCCCTGGCACGTCGAGGGCCGGTCGGTGCGCCCCGAGCACCGGATGGTGGCGCACACCGGCTTCATCACCACCGCCCGGCGGGTGGTTGCCCTCCCGGGCGCTGCCGCCCCGCAGGCGGTGGCCGGGGCGGCCCCCGGCGGCGCGCCCGGTGCCGCGTCCGAAAGCGAAGATCCCGGCTCAGCAATCGGTCCGGGTGAGCCGATAATGCCAGGGGAGCCCCCTATACTTTGACCCCAAACGTGTCACCGGAATCTGCACGCCGGTGCATCGCAGCCAGGAGTGGGTATGCCTCGTCAGCCTGAGTTCGACCGCCGCCTCGCCGAGTACGAGCGGGAGGTGGGCGAGTTGCAGATGACGGTGAAGGTCCTCGAGGAGGAGTCGGGAGCCCTGCGGGCCAAGCTGGCCGACGCCCCCATCCGCATCCGGGAGCTCGAGGCCCACCTGTTGGAGACCCGGGCCGAGCTGTCCAAGTCCCGGGAGCAGTCCGAGCGCATGACCGAGCTGCTGCGCCAGGCGCGCGAGCAGATCGTCGCCCTGCGCGAGGAGATCGAGAAGCTGACGGCGCCCCCCCTCGGCTACGGCGTGTTCCTCGCTGGCCACGAGGACGGCACCCTGGACGTGTTCACCGGGGGCCGCAAACTGCGGGTCCGGGCGGCAGCCGAGGTGGACGCCCGCAGCCTCACCAAGGGTCAGGAGGTCCTGGTCAACGAGGCGCTCAACGTCATCGCGGCGTGCGGCTTCGAGATCCAGGGCGAGGTCGTCTCGCTCAAGGAGCTCATTGAGGACCAGCGGGCGATCGTGATCTCGCACGCCGACGAGGAGCGGGTCGTGCAGCTGGCCGAGCCGCTGCGCACCGCCATCCTCCGGGCGGGCGACTCGCTGCTCATGGACCCCAAGTCCGGCTACATCCTGGAGAAGCTGCCCAAGCCCGAGGTGGAGGAGCTGATCCTCGAGGAGGTGCCCGACATCTCCTACGAGCACATCGGGGGCCTGGACACCCAGATCGAGGCGCTGCGCGACGCCGTCGAGCTGCCCTTCATCCACGCCGACCTGTTCGCCGACCACCAGCTGACCCCGCCCAAGGGCGTGCTGCTCTACGGTCCGCCCGGGTGCGGCAAGACCCTGATCGCCAAAGCGGTGGCCAACTCGCTGGCCAAGCGCTCGCAGGAGATCACGGGCAAGGACGTGCGGGCCTACTTCCTGAACGTGAAGGGCCCGGAGTTGCTGAACAAGTACGTCGGGGAGACCGAGCGCCAGATCCGGCTGATCTTCCAGCGGGCCAAGGAGAAGTCGCAGGAGGGTGTGCCGGTCATCGTGTTCTTCGACGAGATGGAGTCGCTGTTCCGCACCCGTGGATCGGGCATCTCGAGCGATATCGAGACCACGATCGTCCCCCAGCTGCTCTCGGAGATCGACGGAGTGGAATCGCTCAAGAACGTGATCGTCATCGGGGCCTCCAACCGGGAGGACCTCATCGACCCCGCCATCCTGCGCCCGGGGCGCCTGGACGTGAAGATCAAGATCGAGCGGCCGGATGAGGGCGCCGCGGCCGCCATCTGCGCCAAGTACCTGACCCCCGAGGTCCCCATCCACAGCTCTGAGATCGAGGCGTGCGGCGGCGACCTGGCAGCCACGATCCGGGGCATGATCGCCATCACCGTTGCCCACATGTACAGCGTGGGCGACGCCAACGAGTTCCTCGAGGTGACGTACGCCAACGGCGACAAGGAGGTCCTGTACTTCAAGGACTTCGCCTCGGGGGCAATGTTGGAGAACATCGTCCGGCGGGCCAAGAAGCTGGCCATCAAGCGGCTGATCGCCGAAGGCCAGCGCGGGCTGAAGACCGAGGATCTGCTCGAGTCGATCACCCAGGAGTACCGGGAGAACGAGGATCTGCCCAACACCACGAACCCGGACGACTGGGCGAAGATCTCGGGCAAGAAGGGGGAGCGCATCGTCTACGTGCGCACCCTGGTGGGCGAGAGCAAGAAAGCGGAGCGCCGCTCGATCGAGAGTCTGCAAACGGGGCAATACTTGTAAAGCACGCCTTTGTACAACCGTCCTGCTAGCATTGCCGGGACGTCCCGATTCTGAGGCCCGAGACGCGGGCTCACCCAGCGCCCGCGTGTCCGGGCCTGCGGTCAGTGCCGGGAAGGGGGGTTCGTGTGGCGATCCCAAAGGTCATGGGGATCGAAACCGAATACGGGATCATCGTCCGGGGGAGCCGGGACCAGTCGGGCGGCATCGAGGACCACAACCCCATCCACGCCTCGACGGTCCTGATCAACTCCTACACCTCGCCCCGGCTGCGCACTGTCCGCTGGGACTACGACGAGGAGTCGCCCCTGCGCGACGCCCGAGGGTTCGAGCGCCCCGGCCTCGACCCGGCGGAGGACGAGGGGGGCCTGGTGTCGGTCATCCTCGACAACGGCGCCCGCTACTACGTGGACCACGCCCATCCCGAGTACTCGACCCCCGAGTGCACGAACCCCCGCGACCTCGTGGTGCACGACAAGGCGGGGGAGCGGATCCTGCTGCAGAGCATGCGGGCCGCCCGCCGGGTGCTGGGCAACCACCAGAGCATCGTGGTGTACAAGAACAACTCCGACGGCAAGGGAAACTCCTACGGGTGCCACGAGAACTACCTCGTGTCGCGGGCGACGCCCTTCCCCTCGATCGTCCGCACGCTCACCGCCCACCTGGTGACCCGGCAGATCTACACCGGGGCGGGCAAGGTGGGGGCGGAGGGGTCGGGCTCCCGGCGCCAGATCGCCTTCCAGCTCTCCCAGCGAGCCGACTTCTTCGAGGTCGAAGTGGGCCTGGAGACCACGTTCAAGCGGCCCATCATCAACACCCGGGACGAGCCCCACGCCGACCCGGAGAAGTACCGCCGGCTCCACGTGATCATCGGCGACGCCAACATGAGCGAGGTGGCCACCTACCTGAAGGCGGGGACCACAGCGCTGGTGCTGAAGATGATCGAGGACGACTTCATCGCCGCCGACCTCAGCC
Proteins encoded in this window:
- a CDS encoding tRNA (adenine-N1)-methyltransferase, with the protein product MAAPLEAGERVLLIDQRARRYLITLQAGQAFHFHRGIVAHDQLIGQPEGTMVAATTGATLLALRPTFGEFVLKMKRGAQVVYPKDIAMIVLHADVFPGARVLEAGAGSGALTLGLLRAVGPQGSVLTYELREDFAEVARANVEAFTGKAENLEIRLGDVYCDVVETDLDRVVLDVPEPWRALGTAAAALRPGGIFAAYLPTVLQVHTLVEALHADPGWGLVACFEALVRPWHVEGRSVRPEHRMVAHTGFITTARRVVALPGAAAPQAVAGAAPGGAPGAASESEDPGSAIGPGEPIMPGEPPIL
- a CDS encoding site-2 protease family protein, whose product is MLPRRGFRLGKILGVEVTLDASWFIFGAVITWLLATTFHTGAPHVSTGAGYLLGAMGALLFLCSVLAHELSHAVVAQRKGIPVHSITLFIFGGVAQITEEPHTPGDEFRIAIAGPALSVVLGVVFWTLGAGARAIGAPAGDALFHMMGYTNLALAAFNLLPGFPLDGGRVFRAAMWHSTGDFAKATRIASTSGRIIGFGLIGLGGLMAFGRDWIDGIWLACIGLFLVQAATGSRRQAVLQATRPATVGDLMTRQPDWVRADQPIDDAFGARLAAARDRALPVVGAASGAPEPGSGAPEPGWIVGVVTAEVLATIPREHWAALTAGQVMIPMQWAMVAQAGEPLESVFARLGMNPAGRFVVLEAGRLVGMLTPAALARPAPYPASPAPQRG
- the dop gene encoding depupylase/deamidase Dop, which gives rise to MAIPKVMGIETEYGIIVRGSRDQSGGIEDHNPIHASTVLINSYTSPRLRTVRWDYDEESPLRDARGFERPGLDPAEDEGGLVSVILDNGARYYVDHAHPEYSTPECTNPRDLVVHDKAGERILLQSMRAARRVLGNHQSIVVYKNNSDGKGNSYGCHENYLVSRATPFPSIVRTLTAHLVTRQIYTGAGKVGAEGSGSRRQIAFQLSQRADFFEVEVGLETTFKRPIINTRDEPHADPEKYRRLHVIIGDANMSEVATYLKAGTTALVLKMIEDDFIAADLSLAEPVPALRAVSADPTLRATVAMSDGRSIRAVDLQWEFYDWARKYAAERGEDPVTAEILTRWEQILVALEADPRVADRQLDWVAKLGLIEAYQDRRALDWDDPKLALIDLQYHDVRPDKSLYYKLVEQGRMERLVTDEAIVQAVAEPPIDTRAWFRGQALRRFSPQIATASWDGIVFDVGRHALQKVPMLEPLRGTKAMTSGLFGSVETAAELLERLQG
- the arc gene encoding proteasome ATPase; this encodes MPRQPEFDRRLAEYEREVGELQMTVKVLEEESGALRAKLADAPIRIRELEAHLLETRAELSKSREQSERMTELLRQAREQIVALREEIEKLTAPPLGYGVFLAGHEDGTLDVFTGGRKLRVRAAAEVDARSLTKGQEVLVNEALNVIAACGFEIQGEVVSLKELIEDQRAIVISHADEERVVQLAEPLRTAILRAGDSLLMDPKSGYILEKLPKPEVEELILEEVPDISYEHIGGLDTQIEALRDAVELPFIHADLFADHQLTPPKGVLLYGPPGCGKTLIAKAVANSLAKRSQEITGKDVRAYFLNVKGPELLNKYVGETERQIRLIFQRAKEKSQEGVPVIVFFDEMESLFRTRGSGISSDIETTIVPQLLSEIDGVESLKNVIVIGASNREDLIDPAILRPGRLDVKIKIERPDEGAAAAICAKYLTPEVPIHSSEIEACGGDLAATIRGMIAITVAHMYSVGDANEFLEVTYANGDKEVLYFKDFASGAMLENIVRRAKKLAIKRLIAEGQRGLKTEDLLESITQEYRENEDLPNTTNPDDWAKISGKKGERIVYVRTLVGESKKAERRSIESLQTGQYL